Proteins co-encoded in one Kribbella solani genomic window:
- a CDS encoding LysM peptidoglycan-binding domain-containing protein, giving the protein MSTPALTADALTPHRKQQPPAAAAHSPVRRLLSIVPTPATRRSAESASEPAARRSAESVPSRVAPVRRRIQGATTEPMPVRGCSGEALGRTAHQHGATAPNELRRTTEPSGLRGATEPSGLRHVTPSAREVTDGEPVALRLTRRGRMLVTTLSVLVFGAAIVVLGLRVSGVLEPGPRFTHTVPVQVAPGQSLWSIAQDTNPGQDPTAVVEKIANLNNLHTPADITPGQTLQIPVAG; this is encoded by the coding sequence ATGAGCACACCAGCTCTCACGGCCGACGCACTCACCCCGCACCGCAAACAGCAGCCGCCGGCAGCGGCTGCCCACTCACCCGTGCGCCGACTGCTCAGCATCGTCCCCACACCGGCCACCCGCCGCTCGGCAGAAAGTGCTTCCGAACCGGCGGCGCGCCGGTCGGCGGAATCGGTCCCTTCGCGAGTTGCTCCGGTCCGCCGGCGGATTCAGGGCGCGACTACCGAGCCGATGCCGGTGCGGGGTTGCTCGGGAGAGGCGCTCGGGCGTACGGCGCACCAGCACGGCGCGACGGCACCGAACGAATTGCGGCGTACGACGGAGCCGAGCGGATTGCGGGGTGCGACGGAGCCGAGCGGGTTGCGGCATGTCACACCGTCCGCCCGCGAGGTGACCGATGGCGAGCCGGTGGCGCTGCGGCTGACGCGGCGCGGGCGGATGCTGGTGACGACGCTCTCCGTGCTGGTGTTCGGAGCGGCGATCGTCGTGCTCGGTCTGCGCGTGAGCGGCGTGCTCGAGCCCGGTCCGCGGTTCACCCACACCGTCCCGGTCCAGGTCGCGCCCGGTCAGAGCCTGTGGTCGATCGCCCAGGACACCAACCCCGGGCAGGACCCGACCGCCGTCGTCGAGAAGATCGCCAACCTCAACAACCTCCACACCCCGGCCGACATCACCCCCGGCCAAACCCTCCAAATCCCAGTAGCAGGCTAA
- the secD gene encoding protein translocase subunit SecD — protein sequence MNRSSLVRALLALLVLAASTYVTLTAKPQLGLDLRGGTQIVLEAKDSPTVKATKETTDKATQVLHRRIDALGVSEPNVTRQGENRIIVELPGVQDPREAAKVIGKTAQLTFHEVLDQVATKPAKPAAGETYLPPESGQGLLRLAKPAMTGELVSGADGLLDPQQVAQGWFVDMKFKGDGGKIWANITGKAACQPVGTPQRLIAIVLDNEVISSPQVDPNGGNQLCNIGIAGGSTTISGSFDEAGAKDLAALISGGALPVPVEVIDQRTVGPSLGQDAIQASAMAAIIGLALTALFIIMVYRLVGLMAVLGLIGYAAMSYAALTVLGATLTLPGLAGFVLAIGMAVDANVLVFERAREDYIAGRTDGLRRSLRSGFQNALSAIADSNITTILAAGLLFFLAAGPVRGFGVTLSIGVLASMLSALVVTRVLAEFAVSRGFVLRRPKLSGIAGHGRVRVWLESRQPALMKHSRRWLVITAVAIIVSVAGVAVRGLNLGIEFTGGRLLEVSTAQSITPDQARAAVAEAGYPTAVVQASGTDDITVRTGTISDDEAEKIRESLSRIGGDTDVLRNESIGPSLGEELRNKGLIALGIALLAQLAYLAARFRWTFGAGAVLALLQNVAVVVGVFAWTGKPIDGIFLAAILTIIGYTVNDSVVVFDRIRETRNARATDGLGKIIDTAIVNVLPRTINTGISTLFILSALLFLGGDSLSDFALALLLGIIVGTYSSNLTAAPLLLELERRFPAPPPRPKRAQVDRDAQPDRGAVV from the coding sequence GTGAACCGGTCGTCCCTTGTCCGTGCTCTGCTCGCGCTCCTGGTGCTCGCGGCGTCGACGTACGTCACGTTGACCGCGAAACCCCAACTCGGCCTCGACCTGCGTGGGGGGACGCAGATCGTCTTGGAGGCGAAGGATTCGCCGACGGTGAAGGCGACCAAGGAGACCACCGACAAGGCGACCCAGGTGCTGCACCGGCGCATCGACGCGCTCGGGGTGAGCGAGCCGAACGTCACCCGGCAGGGTGAGAACCGGATCATCGTCGAGTTGCCGGGCGTGCAGGACCCGCGTGAGGCCGCGAAGGTGATCGGCAAGACCGCGCAGCTGACGTTCCACGAGGTGCTGGACCAGGTCGCGACCAAGCCGGCCAAGCCCGCGGCGGGGGAGACGTACCTTCCCCCGGAGAGTGGTCAGGGCCTCCTGCGGCTGGCGAAGCCCGCGATGACCGGTGAGCTGGTCAGTGGTGCCGACGGCCTGCTCGACCCGCAGCAGGTCGCGCAGGGCTGGTTCGTGGACATGAAGTTCAAGGGCGACGGCGGCAAGATCTGGGCGAACATCACCGGCAAGGCGGCCTGTCAGCCGGTCGGTACGCCGCAACGCCTGATCGCGATCGTGCTCGACAACGAGGTGATCAGCTCTCCGCAGGTCGATCCGAACGGTGGCAACCAGCTCTGCAACATCGGTATCGCCGGTGGTTCGACGACGATTTCCGGATCGTTCGACGAGGCGGGCGCGAAGGATCTGGCCGCGCTGATCTCGGGTGGCGCGCTGCCGGTGCCGGTCGAGGTGATCGATCAGCGTACGGTCGGCCCGTCGCTCGGCCAGGACGCGATCCAGGCGAGTGCAATGGCCGCGATCATCGGTCTCGCGCTGACCGCGCTGTTCATCATCATGGTCTACCGCCTGGTCGGCCTGATGGCGGTACTCGGCCTGATCGGGTACGCCGCGATGTCGTACGCCGCGCTGACCGTGCTGGGAGCGACCCTCACCTTGCCTGGCCTGGCCGGCTTCGTGCTGGCGATCGGGATGGCGGTGGACGCGAACGTCCTTGTCTTCGAGCGTGCCCGCGAGGATTACATCGCCGGGCGTACGGACGGACTGCGCCGATCGCTGCGCAGCGGCTTCCAGAACGCGCTGTCGGCGATCGCCGACTCGAACATCACCACGATCCTGGCCGCCGGCCTGCTGTTCTTCCTGGCGGCCGGCCCGGTGCGTGGCTTCGGCGTCACGCTGTCGATCGGCGTACTGGCGTCGATGCTGTCCGCGCTGGTCGTGACCCGGGTGCTGGCGGAGTTCGCGGTGTCGCGTGGTTTCGTCCTGCGACGCCCGAAGCTGAGCGGGATCGCCGGTCACGGGCGGGTCCGGGTCTGGCTGGAGTCGCGGCAGCCGGCGTTGATGAAGCACAGCCGGCGCTGGCTGGTGATCACCGCGGTCGCGATCATCGTCAGCGTCGCGGGCGTCGCCGTACGCGGCCTGAACCTCGGGATCGAGTTCACCGGCGGCCGGCTGCTCGAGGTGAGTACGGCGCAGTCGATCACGCCGGACCAGGCCCGCGCGGCGGTCGCCGAGGCCGGGTACCCGACCGCGGTCGTGCAGGCGTCCGGCACGGATGACATCACCGTCCGGACCGGGACGATCAGCGACGACGAGGCGGAGAAGATCCGCGAATCGTTGTCCCGGATCGGCGGCGACACGGACGTACTGCGGAACGAGAGTATCGGCCCGTCGCTCGGTGAAGAGCTACGGAACAAGGGCCTGATCGCGCTCGGAATCGCATTGCTGGCCCAATTGGCGTACTTGGCCGCGCGCTTCCGGTGGACGTTCGGCGCCGGCGCGGTGCTGGCACTACTGCAGAACGTGGCGGTCGTGGTCGGTGTGTTCGCGTGGACCGGGAAACCGATCGACGGCATCTTCCTGGCCGCGATCCTGACCATCATCGGTTACACGGTGAACGACTCGGTCGTCGTTTTCGACCGGATTCGCGAGACCCGCAACGCCCGTGCCACCGACGGGCTCGGCAAGATCATCGACACCGCGATCGTGAACGTACTGCCACGGACGATCAACACCGGTATCTCGACGCTGTTCATCCTCAGCGCGCTGCTGTTCCTGGGCGGCGACTCGCTGTCCGACTTCGCGCTCGCGCTGCTGCTCGGCATCATCGTCGGCACCTACTCGTCGAACCTGACGGCCGCGCCACTGCTGCTCGAGCTGGAACGCCGTTTCCCGGCACCGCCGCCACGCCCGAAGCGCGCCCAGGTCGACCGCGACGCCCAGCCGGATCGGGGCGCCGTCGTCTAG
- a CDS encoding GNAT family N-acetyltransferase: protein MTGFRPEYPVRTERLELRPHRMDDLDDLFAFHSRPEVVRYTPWPVRDREQTRVALEKKLSQGELTEPGQWLVLAIELRETGTVIGEVLPKWASAADRQGEIGFALHSAYQGKGLAAEAAREMLRLGFEELGLHRIVAVLDDRNTASAQLLERLGMRREAHHLHASVFKGEWANEYVYALLDNEWRTPRP from the coding sequence GTGACTGGATTTCGGCCGGAGTATCCGGTGCGGACCGAGCGGTTGGAGTTGCGGCCGCATCGGATGGATGACCTGGATGATCTGTTCGCGTTCCACTCGCGGCCGGAGGTGGTGCGGTACACGCCGTGGCCGGTGCGGGATCGGGAACAGACCCGGGTCGCGCTGGAGAAGAAGCTCTCCCAGGGCGAGCTGACGGAGCCGGGCCAGTGGCTCGTACTCGCGATCGAACTACGCGAGACCGGCACGGTGATCGGCGAGGTACTGCCGAAGTGGGCGAGTGCGGCCGATCGTCAGGGTGAGATCGGGTTCGCGCTGCATTCGGCGTACCAGGGCAAGGGGCTGGCAGCGGAGGCGGCTCGCGAGATGCTGCGGCTGGGCTTCGAAGAGCTCGGTCTGCACCGGATCGTCGCAGTTCTGGACGACCGTAACACCGCATCAGCACAACTCCTCGAACGCCTGGGCATGCGCCGAGAGGCACACCACCTACACGCCTCGGTGTTCAAAGGCGAGTGGGCCAACGAGTACGTGTACGCGCTACTGGACAACGAATGGCGCACTCCACGACCCTGA
- the lexA gene encoding transcriptional repressor LexA: MARTPSGSSKDERTGVEKAADKAPDKAKAADRTVSELPDGPADATGLTPRQRRVLDVIRDSVDSRGYPPSMREIGERVGLTSSSSVSHQLRVLEQKGLLRRDPNRPRAIEVRYPGEVDAAARRSALGPVRQTSYDETGAGDAHPDAAYVPVVGRIAAGGPILAEQEIEEVFPLPKAMVGEGTLFMLRVKGESMIEAAICDGDWVVVRQQPTAENGDIVAAMIDGEATVKTFKKTKTEILLLPHNPAFEAIDGTDATILGKVVTVLRRV; encoded by the coding sequence ATGGCCAGGACGCCGAGCGGTTCCAGCAAGGACGAGCGCACAGGCGTGGAGAAGGCAGCGGACAAGGCTCCCGACAAGGCCAAGGCCGCGGACCGGACCGTCAGCGAACTGCCTGACGGGCCGGCCGACGCGACCGGGCTGACGCCGCGGCAGCGCCGGGTGCTGGACGTGATCCGGGACTCGGTGGACAGCCGGGGCTACCCGCCGTCGATGCGGGAGATCGGTGAGCGGGTCGGCCTGACCAGCTCCTCCTCGGTGTCGCACCAGCTCCGCGTGCTGGAGCAGAAGGGCCTGCTCCGCCGCGACCCGAACCGGCCACGGGCGATCGAGGTGCGCTACCCGGGCGAGGTGGACGCCGCGGCCCGGCGGTCCGCGCTCGGCCCGGTCCGGCAGACGTCGTACGACGAGACCGGGGCCGGCGACGCGCACCCAGATGCGGCGTACGTGCCGGTCGTCGGCCGGATCGCCGCCGGTGGACCGATCCTCGCCGAGCAGGAGATCGAGGAGGTCTTCCCGTTGCCGAAGGCAATGGTCGGCGAGGGCACGCTGTTCATGCTCCGGGTCAAGGGTGAGTCGATGATCGAGGCGGCCATCTGCGACGGCGACTGGGTGGTCGTCCGGCAGCAGCCGACCGCGGAGAACGGCGACATCGTGGCCGCGATGATCGACGGCGAGGCGACCGTGAAGACGTTCAAGAAGACCAAGACGGAGATCCTGCTGCTGCCGCACAACCCGGCTTTCGAGGCGATCGACGGCACCGACGCGACCATTCTCGGAAAGGTCGTTACAGTTCTGCGTCGCGTCTGA
- the ligD gene encoding non-homologous end-joining DNA ligase has product MSAVAGPPVLPMMAALGELPAGAGWSYEMKWDGIRVIAEVDDGVCRLWSRNSHDVSGGYPELIGLAEAPGLRLPAVLDGEIVTLDEHGAPSFGLLQRRMHVRDPRQLRHLITEVPVSVRLFDLLRFDGKWLLEATYDDRRGLLESLDLGDPFWEIPAAFQDGDEALDLSAAQGLEGVVAKRRKSRYLPGRRSSDWIKVKPVLTRDVVLLGWHPGEGNREGRIGSFYCGAYAEPGGDLVLIGKVGSGLDFATLEMLSAELAGLEIDRPGFDPASIPATDQRRAHWLDPVLVAEVTYSGWGGDGRLRHPVWRGLRLDIDPESVLMS; this is encoded by the coding sequence ATGAGCGCGGTGGCCGGTCCGCCGGTGCTGCCGATGATGGCGGCGCTGGGCGAGCTGCCTGCGGGCGCGGGCTGGTCGTACGAGATGAAGTGGGACGGCATCCGGGTGATCGCCGAGGTCGACGACGGCGTCTGCCGGTTGTGGTCGCGGAACAGCCACGACGTGTCCGGCGGGTACCCCGAGCTGATCGGCCTGGCCGAGGCGCCCGGCCTGCGGCTCCCGGCGGTGCTGGACGGCGAGATCGTCACCCTGGACGAACACGGCGCGCCGTCGTTCGGCCTGCTGCAGCGGCGGATGCACGTCCGCGACCCGCGCCAGCTGCGGCACCTGATCACCGAGGTGCCGGTTTCGGTACGACTCTTCGACCTGCTCCGGTTCGACGGCAAATGGTTGCTTGAGGCAACGTATGACGACCGGCGCGGGCTGCTCGAGTCACTCGACCTCGGCGACCCGTTCTGGGAGATCCCGGCGGCGTTCCAGGACGGCGACGAGGCGCTCGACCTGTCCGCGGCGCAAGGACTCGAAGGCGTGGTGGCGAAACGCCGAAAATCCAGGTACCTGCCGGGCCGGCGCAGCTCGGACTGGATCAAGGTCAAGCCGGTGCTGACCCGCGATGTCGTGCTACTCGGCTGGCACCCGGGGGAGGGGAACCGGGAAGGCCGGATCGGCTCGTTCTACTGCGGGGCGTATGCCGAGCCGGGCGGCGACCTGGTCCTGATCGGCAAGGTCGGATCGGGCCTCGACTTTGCCACCCTGGAAATGCTCAGCGCCGAGCTGGCCGGCCTGGAGATCGACCGCCCGGGGTTCGATCCGGCGAGTATCCCGGCCACCGACCAGCGGCGGGCGCACTGGCTGGACCCGGTGCTGGTGGCCGAGGTGACCTACTCGGGCTGGGGCGGTGACGGACGGCTCCGGCATCCGGTCTGGCGCGGTTTACGCCTCGACATCGACCCGGAATCGGTCCTGATGTCCTGA
- a CDS encoding ATP-dependent DNA helicase, producing the protein MAVGVDVRELLEAAVAGIAGQTRPGQVEMAQAVDTAMHDGSHLLVQAGTGTGKSLGYLVPALMHAIEDRRVVVSTATLALQSQLVDRDVPALLDATEKLLPRRPKYAIQKGRNNYACLHRIREGAPDEDGMLVDVPPAGEVGRQVVELREWAEQQLADGAAGDRDHAPSHQYQAWQQIAIAARECLGAQKCPYGEECFAEKAKEHARKADIVITNHALLSIDAFENRTVLPEHDVVIVDEAHELPARVTGAAGDELSPQMVERAAKRARRFVDDDKADDLIDASDALRAALDGTREGRIEPSNAPVLEAAGLIRDAARGLYSDLNKKSDDKDDDPDGAKRQSKGAVKEIFDVAERVAALSDADVVWMIDRDRFGRELRIAPLTVAGLLRELVLRDRTAVLTSATLTLGGDFDAIARQVGLRPADKLDDDDEMPELDPDAEKGPLPWRGLDVGSPFEYEKQAILYVAKHLPPPHRDGLGKKQFEEIIDLITAAGGRTLGLFSSRRAAEAATAAVREGTDLKVLCQGDAQLGELAREFVDDPETSLFGTLSLWQGIDVPGSTCNLVIIDRIPFPRPDEPLMAARQRAVDEAGGNGFMSVAATHAGLLLAQGTGRLIRRSSDRGVVAILDPRIVTQRYGAFLRASLPPMWPTADREKVLGALKRLQST; encoded by the coding sequence GTGGCGGTGGGTGTTGATGTGCGGGAGCTGCTGGAAGCGGCCGTGGCCGGGATCGCGGGACAGACACGGCCGGGGCAGGTGGAGATGGCGCAAGCCGTGGACACCGCGATGCACGACGGTTCGCATCTCCTGGTCCAGGCCGGCACCGGTACCGGTAAATCCCTCGGGTACCTGGTGCCAGCGCTGATGCACGCGATCGAGGACCGCCGGGTCGTCGTCTCCACCGCGACGCTCGCACTGCAGTCCCAGCTCGTCGACCGCGACGTACCGGCGCTGCTCGACGCGACCGAGAAGCTGCTGCCACGCCGGCCGAAGTACGCGATCCAGAAGGGCCGGAACAACTACGCCTGCCTGCACCGGATTCGGGAGGGCGCGCCGGACGAGGACGGCATGCTGGTCGACGTACCGCCCGCGGGTGAGGTCGGCCGGCAGGTGGTCGAGCTCCGCGAGTGGGCCGAGCAGCAGCTCGCCGACGGCGCGGCCGGTGACCGCGACCACGCGCCCTCGCACCAGTACCAGGCGTGGCAGCAGATCGCGATCGCCGCGCGCGAGTGTCTCGGCGCGCAGAAGTGCCCGTACGGGGAGGAGTGTTTCGCCGAGAAGGCCAAGGAGCACGCCCGGAAGGCCGACATCGTCATCACCAACCACGCGCTGCTCTCGATCGACGCCTTCGAGAACCGTACGGTCCTGCCCGAGCACGATGTGGTCATCGTCGACGAGGCGCACGAGCTGCCCGCCCGGGTCACCGGCGCGGCCGGCGACGAGCTCTCGCCGCAGATGGTCGAGCGCGCCGCCAAGCGGGCCCGCCGGTTCGTCGACGACGACAAGGCCGACGACCTGATCGACGCGTCCGACGCGTTGCGTGCTGCCCTCGACGGCACCCGCGAGGGCCGGATCGAGCCGTCCAACGCCCCGGTCCTGGAGGCAGCCGGCCTGATCCGGGACGCGGCCCGCGGGCTGTACTCCGACCTGAACAAGAAGTCCGACGACAAGGACGACGACCCGGACGGCGCCAAGCGGCAGTCGAAGGGCGCGGTCAAGGAGATCTTCGACGTCGCCGAGCGGGTCGCCGCGCTGAGCGACGCCGACGTGGTCTGGATGATCGACCGCGACCGGTTCGGCCGCGAGCTCCGGATCGCGCCGCTGACCGTGGCCGGCCTGCTCCGCGAGCTCGTGCTCCGGGACCGGACGGCCGTGCTCACCTCCGCGACCCTGACGCTCGGCGGCGACTTCGACGCGATCGCCCGGCAGGTCGGCCTCCGGCCCGCCGACAAGCTCGACGACGACGATGAGATGCCCGAGCTCGACCCGGACGCCGAGAAGGGGCCGCTGCCGTGGCGCGGTCTGGACGTCGGTTCCCCGTTCGAGTACGAGAAGCAGGCGATCCTCTACGTCGCCAAGCACCTGCCGCCGCCGCACCGTGACGGTCTCGGCAAGAAGCAGTTCGAGGAGATCATCGACCTGATCACCGCGGCCGGCGGACGTACGCTCGGCCTGTTCTCGTCCCGCCGGGCGGCGGAGGCGGCGACCGCGGCGGTTCGCGAGGGGACCGACCTGAAGGTGCTCTGTCAGGGCGACGCGCAGCTCGGTGAGCTGGCCCGCGAGTTCGTCGACGACCCGGAGACGTCCCTGTTCGGGACGTTGTCGCTGTGGCAGGGCATCGACGTGCCCGGCTCGACCTGCAACCTGGTGATCATCGACCGGATTCCGTTCCCGCGCCCGGACGAGCCACTGATGGCCGCCCGCCAGCGCGCGGTCGACGAGGCGGGCGGCAACGGCTTCATGTCGGTCGCGGCGACCCACGCCGGGCTGCTGCTCGCGCAGGGTACCGGCCGGCTGATCCGCCGCAGCTCGGACCGTGGCGTGGTCGCGATCCTCGACCCCCGCATCGTCACCCAGCGGTACGGTGCGTTCCTGCGCGCCTCCTTGCCTCCGATGTGGCCGACGGCCGATCGTGAGAAAGTGCTCGGCGCGTTGAAACGGTTGCAGTCCACATGA
- a CDS encoding TetR/AcrR family transcriptional regulator, protein MTAEHDTGDGRRLRGQRRRAQIIEATLAIVRRDGATGVTHRTVAKEAGITTSLTLYYFATLDDLLVSALTTVTDEYTRRIRQLIESGDEPIDGLAHLIAESAGPGRERALAERELSTLAARRPALRPVARRWRENVAELARTQTDDPDAIETIVALSDGLCTAILLNEEEANPDRIRTVLSKALRRTSQ, encoded by the coding sequence ATGACGGCCGAACACGACACTGGCGATGGGCGCAGACTGCGCGGCCAACGTCGCCGGGCCCAGATTATCGAGGCGACGCTCGCGATCGTCCGCCGCGACGGAGCCACCGGGGTCACCCACCGTACCGTCGCCAAGGAAGCTGGGATCACCACCAGTCTGACCCTGTACTACTTCGCGACCCTGGACGACCTGCTGGTCTCCGCTCTGACCACCGTCACGGACGAGTACACCCGCCGCATCCGCCAACTCATCGAGTCCGGCGATGAGCCAATCGACGGTCTCGCCCACCTGATCGCGGAGTCCGCCGGCCCGGGCCGGGAGCGCGCGCTCGCCGAACGTGAACTGTCCACCTTGGCAGCCCGCCGACCCGCTCTCCGCCCGGTAGCCCGGCGCTGGCGCGAAAATGTCGCGGAACTTGCTCGGACCCAGACCGACGACCCCGACGCGATCGAAACCATCGTCGCGCTCTCCGACGGCCTCTGCACGGCCATCCTGCTCAACGAGGAGGAAGCCAACCCGGACCGCATCCGCACAGTCCTCAGCAAGGCACTACGTCGAACCAGCCAATAG
- a CDS encoding MFS transporter, with the protein MGPAARAGWREWLGLALLALPTMLLGLDVTALYLVAPNLATDLNPSATETLWIMDAYGFFIAGFLITMGTLGDRIGRRRLLMIGVAAFGAASVFAAFATSAVLLIVARALLGVAGATLMPSTLSLVSNMFTNVRQRALAIGVWATMFALGMAAGPVVGGALVAGFWWGAVFLIAVPVAALVLAGAPALLPEYRAPAGPLDLPSAVLSLAAMLPIVYAVKHAAAHGIDLQASAAVLVGGTAAVAFVRRQLRLSEPLLDVRLFTSRTFAAALSVLLIGLAGFGGVMFLVTQYLQLVQDLSPTTAGMWMGPPALAMLIGAIGAPLLAGRIGPGVVMSAALALSLSGYVLLALAGIESRLSVVGGFAFVYLGLGVIAALGTDIVVGAAPAEKSGSAAALSETVQELGIAAGVALLGSLTTAIYRSETEAPAGLSPTAADTYGGSLAGASSLARQLPSSALDQARAAFTSGLNTAAVVAGLAVLAAALACFATLRHLRPLDDADHGTEPVASTNTNGDHRSSAADPSNPATH; encoded by the coding sequence ATGGGACCGGCGGCGCGTGCGGGGTGGCGGGAGTGGCTGGGGCTTGCGCTGCTGGCGCTGCCGACGATGTTGCTGGGGCTTGATGTGACGGCTCTCTACCTCGTGGCGCCGAACCTGGCCACGGATCTGAATCCGAGCGCGACCGAGACGCTGTGGATCATGGATGCGTACGGCTTCTTCATCGCGGGCTTTCTGATCACGATGGGGACCCTGGGCGACCGGATCGGCCGGCGCCGGTTGCTGATGATCGGGGTGGCAGCCTTCGGCGCGGCGTCGGTCTTCGCGGCCTTTGCCACCAGCGCCGTCCTGCTGATCGTGGCGCGAGCTTTGCTCGGCGTGGCCGGCGCGACGCTGATGCCCTCGACGCTGTCACTGGTCAGCAACATGTTCACCAACGTTCGTCAGCGAGCGCTGGCAATCGGCGTCTGGGCAACGATGTTCGCCCTGGGGATGGCCGCCGGCCCAGTCGTGGGTGGAGCCTTGGTCGCCGGCTTCTGGTGGGGTGCGGTTTTCCTCATCGCCGTGCCGGTTGCCGCGTTGGTACTGGCTGGTGCGCCGGCGCTGCTGCCGGAGTACCGGGCACCCGCCGGTCCGCTCGACCTGCCGAGTGCCGTGCTGTCCCTCGCCGCGATGCTGCCGATTGTTTACGCGGTCAAGCATGCGGCTGCCCACGGCATCGACCTCCAGGCATCGGCCGCCGTCCTGGTCGGTGGCACCGCGGCAGTCGCATTCGTCCGTCGTCAGCTGCGCCTGAGCGAACCGTTGCTGGACGTCAGACTCTTCACCAGCCGCACCTTCGCCGCGGCTCTGTCCGTCTTGCTGATCGGCCTGGCGGGGTTCGGCGGGGTGATGTTCCTGGTCACCCAGTACCTGCAGCTCGTCCAGGACCTCTCGCCGACGACGGCCGGAATGTGGATGGGTCCGCCCGCGCTGGCCATGCTCATCGGGGCGATCGGAGCCCCACTGCTGGCCGGTCGCATCGGGCCTGGCGTCGTCATGTCGGCCGCCTTGGCACTGTCGCTGTCCGGGTACGTGCTGCTTGCCCTCGCAGGGATCGAGAGCAGACTGAGTGTGGTCGGTGGATTCGCCTTCGTCTACCTCGGACTCGGCGTCATCGCCGCACTCGGTACTGACATCGTCGTCGGAGCAGCACCAGCAGAGAAGTCCGGATCCGCGGCGGCACTCTCCGAGACCGTTCAAGAACTTGGAATCGCGGCAGGGGTTGCGCTCCTGGGCAGCCTCACCACGGCCATCTACCGAAGCGAGACTGAGGCCCCGGCCGGGCTGTCACCAACCGCTGCCGATACCTACGGCGGCAGTCTTGCCGGAGCTTCGTCCCTCGCGCGCCAGTTGCCGTCATCGGCGCTCGACCAGGCACGCGCCGCGTTCACCAGCGGACTCAACACCGCCGCCGTGGTCGCCGGCCTTGCCGTACTAGCTGCCGCGCTGGCCTGCTTTGCGACACTGCGACACCTCCGGCCGCTCGACGACGCCGACCACGGCACCGAGCCGGTAGCCTCGACGAACACGAACGGCGACCACCGGTCGTCCGCCGCGGACCCAAGTAATCCAGCGACGCACTGA
- a CDS encoding glutathione peroxidase produces MTTVYDFSAARIEGNEQSLADFRDQVLLVVNTASQCAQTPQYTGLQKLYKTYRRQGFSVLGFPCDQFGHQEPGDENEIANFCSTIYHVTFPMFAKIEVNGSRTIPLYNWLKREQGGLLGGRIKWNFTKFLLGRDGAVIARYAPTATPEKLAEKVEAALAVPAPSRETND; encoded by the coding sequence ATGACGACTGTCTATGACTTCAGCGCGGCGCGGATCGAAGGCAATGAACAGTCTCTTGCCGATTTCCGCGACCAGGTGCTCCTGGTGGTGAACACGGCGTCGCAGTGTGCCCAAACCCCGCAGTACACGGGGCTGCAGAAGCTCTACAAGACCTACCGTCGGCAGGGCTTCTCCGTGCTCGGGTTTCCCTGCGACCAGTTCGGCCACCAGGAGCCCGGTGACGAGAACGAGATCGCGAACTTCTGCTCGACGATCTACCACGTCACGTTCCCGATGTTCGCCAAGATCGAGGTGAACGGTTCGAGGACGATTCCCTTGTACAACTGGCTGAAACGCGAGCAGGGCGGCCTGCTCGGCGGCCGGATCAAGTGGAACTTCACCAAGTTCCTGCTCGGCCGGGACGGCGCGGTGATCGCCCGGTACGCGCCGACCGCGACGCCGGAGAAGCTGGCCGAGAAGGTCGAGGCCGCACTGGCGGTGCCGGCACCGTCGCGGGAAACGAACGACTGA